A genomic stretch from Xiphophorus maculatus strain JP 163 A chromosome 16, X_maculatus-5.0-male, whole genome shotgun sequence includes:
- the nosip gene encoding nitric oxide synthase-interacting protein, with product MTRHGKNCTAGAVYTYHEKRKDTAASGYGTQSVRLGKDAIKDFDCCCLSLQPCQDPVVTPDGYLYEKQAILEYILHQKTEIAKKMKAYEKQKQALKSTNQLESKSEERQRVERFKTSENSIVSKPINPFTSGQKKESEASSSGEASTASPAPSSSQSLPSFWIPSLTPESKPTLLKKPSKAVLCPMSGRPIKMNDLIPVNFTPLDSSLDRVALLNRQERYVCAVTRDALGNSVPCVVLRPSGTVVTQECVEKLIKKDMTDPVSGAKLTERDIVPLQRGGTGFAGSGVDLRAKEARPVMQA from the exons ATGACTCGACATGGGAAGAACTGCACAGCCGGAGCTGTTTATACTTACCATGAGAAGAGGAAGGACACAG CGGCGTCTGGTTATGGAACCCAGAGCGTCCGTCTGGGAAAAGATGCTATCAAAGACTTTGACTGCTGCTGCCTGTCCCTGCAGCCCTGCCAGGACCCTGTGGTGAC ccCAGATGGATATTTGTATGAAAAGCAGGCCATTCTTGAATacattctgcaccagaagacaGAAATAGCCAAAAAGATGAAG GCGTATGAGAAGCAGAAGCAAGCTCTGAAGAGCACCAACCAGCTGGAGTCCAAGTCTGAGGAACGGCAGAGGGTGGAGAGGTTTAAGACCAGCGAGAACAGCATCGTGTCCAAACCCATCAACCCGTTCACATCCG ggcAGAAGAAGGAGAGTGAAGCGAGCAGCTCAGGAGAGGCGTCCACTGCGAGTCCAGCCCCCTCCTCCAGCCAGAGCCTGCCCAGCTTCTGGATCCCCTCTCTGACCCCAGAGTCCAAGCCCACCCTTCTGAAGAAACCC AGTAAAGCTGTGCTGTGTCCCATGTCTGGGCGACCCATAAAGATGAATGACCTGATCCCAGTGAACTTCACCCCACTGGACTCAAGCCTGGACAGGGTGGCCTTGCTAAACCGCCAG GAGAGGTACGTGTGTGCAGTGACCAGAGACGCTCTGGGTAACAGTGTCCCCTGCGTCGTCCTGAGACCCTC AGGGACTGTAGTGACTCAGGAGTGTGTGGAGAAGTTGATAAAGAAGGACATGACTGACCCCGTGTCTGGAGCCAAACTAACAGAGAGAGACATCGTCCCACTGCAGAGG GGTGGAACCGGCTTCGCAGGCTCTGGAGTTGACCTGAGAGCCAAAGAGGCCCGTCCAGTGATGCAGGCATGA
- the rcn3 gene encoding reticulocalbin-3 isoform X1, with the protein MMLLSSLAYLYFLAAAALAVPAQEKRVHHQAGLSDHVHDDSQNYQYDHEAFLGKEEAKTFDQLTPEESKDRLAKIVDRIDTDKDGYVTHPELHQWIKHRQRRYIEENVNKHWKDYDENRDDKIAWEEYKNTTYGYYLGEEFSDVEDKDTYKSMLARDERRFKAADKDRDGIATREEFTAFLHPEEFDYMKDVVVQETMEDIDKDGDGKINLYEYIGDMYTMEDGESEPDWVQTERKHFGEFRDVNKDGYLDANEVAQWVLPGEVDHADNEAKHLIHETDTNKDEKITKKEILANWNMFVGSQATNYGRPPDSVRSARPNRLLQDEHNH; encoded by the exons ATGATGCTGCTGAGTTCACTGGCGTACCTGTACTTCCTGGCTGCCGCTGCTCTTGCCGTCCCTGCTCAGGAGAAGCGGGTCCATCACCAGGCCGGTCTGAGCGACCACGTCCACGACGACAGTCAGAACTACCAGTACGACCATGAGGCCTTCCTGGGCAAAGAGGAAGCCAAAACATTCGACCAGCTGACCCCCGAGGAGAGCAAAGACCGACTGGC GAAGATCGTGGACCGGATCGACACGGACAAGGACGGCTACGTCACCCACCCAGAGCTGCACCAGTGGATCAAGCACAGGCAGAGGAGGTACATCGAGGAGAACGTCAACAAGCACTGGAAGGACTACGACGAGAACCGGGACGACAAGATCGCCTGGGAAGAGTACAAGAACACCACCTACGGCTACTACCTGG GTGAGGAGTTCAGTGACGTTGAGGACAAAGACACGTATAAGTCCATGCTGGCCCGGGACGAGAGACGCTTCAAGGCGGCCGACAAAGACCGTGACGGCATCGCCACGCGTGAGGAGTTTACCGCCTTCCTGCATCCTGAGGAGTTTGACTATATGAAGGACGTAGTGGTGCAG GAAACTATGGAGGACATCGATAAGGACGGTGACGGAAAGATCAACCTATACGAGTATATTG GTGACATGTACACAATGGAGGACGGCGAGTCGGAGCCTGACTGGGTCCAGACTGAGAGGAAACACTTTGGAGAGTTCAGAGACGTCAACAAG GACGGCTACCTGGATGCTAACGAAGTGGCCCAGTGGGTTCTACCAGGAGAGGTGGACCATGCTGACAACGAGGCCAAGCATCTGATCCACGAGACCGACACAAACAAG GACGAGAAAATCACCAAGAAGGAAATTCTGGCCAATTGGAACATGTTTGTGGGCAGCCAGGCAACCAATTATG GACGGCCGCCTGACTCTGTCCGAAGTGCTCGACCAAACAGACTACTTCAGGACGAGCACAATCACTGA
- the rcn3 gene encoding reticulocalbin-3 isoform X2 — MMLLSSLAYLYFLAAAALAVPAQEKRVHHQAGLSDHVHDDSQNYQYDHEAFLGKEEAKTFDQLTPEESKDRLAKIVDRIDTDKDGYVTHPELHQWIKHRQRRYIEENVNKHWKDYDENRDDKIAWEEYKNTTYGYYLGEEFSDVEDKDTYKSMLARDERRFKAADKDRDGIATREEFTAFLHPEEFDYMKDVVVQETMEDIDKDGDGKINLYEYIGDMYTMEDGESEPDWVQTERKHFGEFRDVNKDGYLDANEVAQWVLPGEVDHADNEAKHLIHETDTNKDGRLTLSEVLDQTDYFRTSTITDYGGMRVEEHDEL; from the exons ATGATGCTGCTGAGTTCACTGGCGTACCTGTACTTCCTGGCTGCCGCTGCTCTTGCCGTCCCTGCTCAGGAGAAGCGGGTCCATCACCAGGCCGGTCTGAGCGACCACGTCCACGACGACAGTCAGAACTACCAGTACGACCATGAGGCCTTCCTGGGCAAAGAGGAAGCCAAAACATTCGACCAGCTGACCCCCGAGGAGAGCAAAGACCGACTGGC GAAGATCGTGGACCGGATCGACACGGACAAGGACGGCTACGTCACCCACCCAGAGCTGCACCAGTGGATCAAGCACAGGCAGAGGAGGTACATCGAGGAGAACGTCAACAAGCACTGGAAGGACTACGACGAGAACCGGGACGACAAGATCGCCTGGGAAGAGTACAAGAACACCACCTACGGCTACTACCTGG GTGAGGAGTTCAGTGACGTTGAGGACAAAGACACGTATAAGTCCATGCTGGCCCGGGACGAGAGACGCTTCAAGGCGGCCGACAAAGACCGTGACGGCATCGCCACGCGTGAGGAGTTTACCGCCTTCCTGCATCCTGAGGAGTTTGACTATATGAAGGACGTAGTGGTGCAG GAAACTATGGAGGACATCGATAAGGACGGTGACGGAAAGATCAACCTATACGAGTATATTG GTGACATGTACACAATGGAGGACGGCGAGTCGGAGCCTGACTGGGTCCAGACTGAGAGGAAACACTTTGGAGAGTTCAGAGACGTCAACAAG GACGGCTACCTGGATGCTAACGAAGTGGCCCAGTGGGTTCTACCAGGAGAGGTGGACCATGCTGACAACGAGGCCAAGCATCTGATCCACGAGACCGACACAAACAAG GACGGCCGCCTGACTCTGTCCGAAGTGCTCGACCAAACAGACTACTTCAGGACGAGCACAATCACTGACTATGGAGGCATGAGGGTGGAGGAGCACGACGAGCTGTGA